The Rissa tridactyla isolate bRisTri1 chromosome 6, bRisTri1.patW.cur.20221130, whole genome shotgun sequence DNA segment TCCATATGTATCAGCTAAGAGCTGGGCTTGGCTCATGAGCTGCCCGTACCGGCCAGAGAAGGTTTTTACCAAGTGAATATTGATACAATGAACCCCAAAGGCAGAACTTGGTGGAGTTAGGGAAGTCATGCAAACTCCCTCATCCCACCAGTACAGCAACCCTGCCCCACAGGGCTgcctctgctttattttttaggGCACAGATTAAACTtgtctgaaaagagagaaaaagaagattaGTAACCAGCATTTAAGCACTGAAGACACAAAATTGTCTTCTGACAGTGTCTGAAAGAGAGAGGATGgagatcaggaaaaaaatgtgcatCTAAACAACACTCCTCAAATAATTCCCATTACTGGCAAATAACTTCTGGGATGTTTTTTATAAGACCAGCAATAACGGGGTATATAATTCGCTCAGGCTCTGCCTCTGCCACTGGTGGATGTCCAAGAGCAGTGCAGGCTCACGGCAATATTTCTCCAGAATAGCATCCCAGACACCTGGCATCACCTCAGCTCCACAATTTCTTAAGCCAACGGTGGCACGAGTATTGAGTAACTCCTGctgcactttttttcctctgagcttATGCAATTCCTTTCAGAACCCACGTAAAACATGAACATTTTCAATACCCTGTGGACAGTTTACCTGTTTTTTGCTTTGAACCCATTCCTAATTTGATGGGCTGATCCCACCCTGtactgggaaaagcagcaaagcagaccTATGCAGTTTCGTGCCACTCCAGTTCAGAGAGGCTTGGTGTACCCAGGCCTTTTTTCAAGTTAAAGGCTCTCCTTTGTACTATCGCTTCCATTTGAGACATTCCCCAGAAAGCAGGGTTCTAGGACAGAAACTAACCTAAATTCCTCCCCAGTGAATGTGAACACAAAGGCAGCCACTTCTTTCTTCCCTTATGGTTTTATCTTCTCTGAGTGCTTTTTATATACCTTGATCTGCTACTGACCCTGAAAGACTTTGTGTCTGATATGctccaaaaaagaagaaacaggattTTATGCTTTTGCaagttgttcctcatgctgtCTTACTGTTCCTGTCTTACGGGGTTTTTGCTTTCAGCCTGGCAggatttacattctttttttgcCCCACTTTCCTCATTCAGACAACTTCAACTTCTTGAAAGAcgttttcttatttcttacagTCTCTTTCACCTCCCAGTTCAAGCAtggcagcttttttctttctacaagtCTGATATCCTGTTTGCTCTAAGCTTCCTACTTGTCTCCCTAGTCGTTTCCCTGCCTGCAGGAGACATTGTACACTGTCAGCTGCCCAGTCTCCTTTCAGCAGGCTTCTAAACCTGGCAcagtttttccccttttatgaaATAAGTCACTCCAATACCGAGCTCTTGCCTCCTGTGACTGCTGTAGAGGATGTTAAATCTAAGCACATCATCTGTATCACCTCACATTTTTTAACAGTAAAATTTTGAGAGGGGAAACACCTTCGCAAAGCCCTGGGGTGAGAAGCAGCAGCCTTGGGAGGACAACGGCTGCAGGGGGAAGAAGCACCTTAGATGAGGCTGACAGACACAACAGATGACGCTAGCACAAGGGCTGAAGTTACcgctttcctctctgctgcccttCAAGACTCAAGGACTGAGAATTTTGAAGGTTTTTATATTTTAGTCACCACTACTGGGTCACTACTGCTCAGCCACCCTCCCACCTGTAGCCAAACCCTGCCCCAGAATCCTTCCTCTCTCCCAGTCTAGAGCTCTTTCAAGCTGCAGGCTCCTCCTTGCCTGGCACAGAGGCACCTGGGTTTCAGAAAGGAACACAGGAAGCAGAGGGAGCTCCTCCAAAACAACAGATGATCAAACAGACTAGAACTCCTCAGCGTGGTATGATGGGAAGTGTTGACAGTTTGACCCAAGAGGAGGTTTTCATATTCTGTGCTCCCCAGAGGAAGTTGCCACATCAAAAAGGTCcacaaaaacataaaagcagctaAAGTCGGCAGAGATTTGTACCCTTGCCCGATCTGGCTGGCTGCAGAAGAAAGCACGTTGACAAAGGAAGCAAAGTGAACTTTTTCAGAACTCAGCAATAGGTGCTGAGAAAGCAAACAGACGCCCATCAGCACATGAGATGGGCTAGGGCGGGCCTAGCTAGCACAGGAAAAGTTGGGCAGAGAATTCCATGCGATCTGATAAAGACGACTTTAAAAGCTACTGTCCCTGAGGAGACCTGCTGGAATGGTTCACATGCACGTCCTTAGCTCATCTCAACAACAGATGGGGCAGTATTTTAAAGCTTCAATCTCAGTGTAAAGCTTGGGCTAAGAGTGACCACCAATCAGCTGCAGGCCAGTAATTAGTCGAGCTATTGTTCAGGGTACGCACCCAGATCTCACCCACGGCAGCACGCGACACTGGAAGCAGAGGAGAGACAGCAAAGAGACAGTAGCCAGCACAAGGTAGGCTGTAAACTCTTACTGCCAGGGTGGAGCCCTCACCTCGGCCCTCAGCAGTACCTAGGCATGCTTTTCCTTGATGTTCGCAAGCTAGGAAAATGCAATCACGACAAAGCACCTCCCTCAGAGTTACGATTGTGAATGTATATTAATAGCAAAGACCAGGATCCCAAGATTGCTAATTACTAAGACTCCATAAATGGCGTGTAAGACAAGGCTCACACAAAGCAACCCATTATTAAAGCATTTTTGTTGAACCACATCAAATGAATCTCCTGTTTGTATGGCCGAGCGGAGCTGCAACGCAGCTCACCTGTGCCTGTTCGGATGCAGCACTCACTTGGTCAGGCCTGCCTCCTTCACAGTTTTCTGCCAGATCTGTACCTTCTGCTCTCGCTGACTCAGTGCCTTCTGATACGCATGGGGAAGCCCCCCCGGAGTCTCCGTGGTGTCTCCTTCCATCTCAAAAGGGATCACAAAGGTGTAGAAGTCCGAGGGCGGCAGGAGGCGGAAGACACTCGTATCGCCGCTCTCCTTGCACACCAGCATGGGGCTGTCCCAGTAGTTTGGCAGAGTGGCCAAGCCCACCTGAGCCATGTGGTCTTCAAGCATGGGGTAATGGGTGTGGAAAGGGGCAAAGCTGACTGCTTCGTTCCCCAAGAGGATGAGAGGCTGGGTAGGCGTGAGAATGTAAAAAGTACAGCTGGAAGTGGAAGAAAGGCACAAACGATGGCAAACCACAATGACCTTGACATTGTCACAGCTGTGGACATGAACAGATGCCTGCACAGGGCCAAGGACAAAAGTGCTATTCCGGCACTTCTCAATGGTCACGGATCTGCAAAAGAACAAGAACACAGTGAGCAGGAAAGACCGAAACCAGGATTTTTTCACTGCTTTAGATGGACTAAGAAGAACTTAGTGCTTGAACACACTTGCTGAAAAAACATCTATCTATGCCTCAGGAAAACAAGAACTCAccggagaggagagaggagataaATGAAGGACTCGTTGCAGCGATGAATTCTTACGTGAGCCCCCACCAGGGTGTCTGAGCTCTTGGCCAGCGTCTGCTTGTACACCTGGCTCATTATCACCATGGGGAACACCTCAGGCACCACACGAGTATTGCAGGCAATCTTTGCTCTCCTGGTTGTTCCttcaactgcaaaataaagttaaccaacacatttaaaaatttttaaaaaaaagcacgtAAAGGCTATACCTGATTCTTACAGAGACACAGACATGACGGTTCACTGCCCACATTGCTCAGCaatccctcaaaaaaaataatcaacccaAAACCTCAAGGATGGCACCATCAAACTGCACCACTTCACACACCAGTCATACCATCCACCCATGCCTACTGGGCAGGTCAGCAGTACGTAGCAGAAAGAAGCTCCAGAAGTCAGGGCACATTGAAAGATCAAAACCACTTCAAGATTATTCAGGGGCAGCTAAAGCCTCCCATAAGCTACAGACAGCCCTGACCTAGGCACCTCCATTTCCAGAAGTTTGTTCCTGAACAGAAGACAGCTTGGCAGGAAGATCCATAGGGTAAGTTTTATGTTGAAAGCAGGAACTGCATGTTTTAAGACAGTGAAATGCTCCCTCTACAGTACAACTGTTGAGTAACCTCACCGTCCTACCTAACACACTGCCACTCCTACCACTGTGCAGTCAGAGGAAACAACAGtttaacctgattttttttctcctaagatgAAAGGTGCCTTAGCTCCGCTCCCGTGTCCTTACAGGTGAAGGAATGCAATTCAAGGCAAGGAAACCTAGACCAGTTCCCAACTTTGCCCCACACACATCACGTCATCTATTCTCTGTGTCTAGCTGTACTTGGATAACGAGGATAGTGATGCTGGCCTCACTTAGAGGAGCCTTTGAAAATAAAGTCATTAATGTTTGCTTACAAATGTTATCCAAGGACCAGAAAAATACCCACAGATGTCACGCAGCACCCTCTAGTCCCCCAGACTCGCCTCTAAGCTGTCACTTTGCCCATCCCCACTGACAGTAGGGGGAAAAAGAGGCAAGCCCCCCCACAACTGTCAGATGCCTGGACAGCAAGAGAAGCCAAGGCTGGGaagttatttctaaaaataaaggcAGGACGTGTAGCTACCTTGCTGCGCCCACGCGAGTTTCTTCCCGGACTTGAGGCAGGCAGTCATTCCAAAAGGGTTTGTCGTCAGGCAAGACCGCAGCCAGCTCTCCAGCTTCGGGAAAGAAAAGGCTCTGGAGACCTTTGAGTAGCCGTTCTGCCCGTGACAGGGCTGCCAGAGGGCAAGCTCGTGCAGAGGATGGACCATCCTGGATTTGCTCACACCCCCTTCAATAAGAAAGCTGAGGGCACGGACAGCTTCATAGGACACCAAGCTACTGTGGGTGGAATGGGAGGAGGCAGTGAGCTGCTCCGGCTCCAGCAGCAGTTCCAGCATATCCGAGAGGTGGCTCTGCACGAAGGCACAGTGGTCCTGATCGCTCCAGTTCTTAGCGGgcagaaaaacacacaagaagGTGGTGAGTTCTCACAGAGCTGACGAGCTCCATCAACACCAACTTTATATAATGCATCCTCACTTACACTCATTCTAAAAGAGGGAAAGCAAGTCAAATGTGATGCTGTCTCCTACTCACTGCTtgtgctgctctgcttttccaaaacacagagagcaatttccccccaaaaagaaaaaaacattttattcgAACTCCAAGTACCAAATATTTCATTCTAGAAAGCAGTAACAGACTCTCCTACAATCCTTCCCACACAAattcagccagctgctgctggcaaCTGAAGGTAGGAAACAAATCAATAACTGACAGTCAAGGTCTTGCAACTGCACTATTGGAAAATCACTCCATCTGTTTCAGACCTTCAGATATGATTCAGTGCCACCTTCTGAGGCactgcggggaaaaaaaaaagcagagggtcATTTCTTCACAGGCGAGCGGACCAATAAACCAAATGACCTCTGAAAGAACCATTAGTTCAAATTCTAAAGGGCTCCGGacccaaaaaaaaagcagaagactaGAATGATGGCAGACATTAACAAAGACAACGTTTGCTGGCCTGACAACTGCAGAACAAGCAACACACAGCTGTGATTACACGTTGTCCTCACCATCCATGAGGACTGTAGCCAAAAGGATGTAACCAGCAGCTGCGAGTGTCTTGTCCTGCGGCTGGAGATCCCTGCACTGTGAAAGAGACCCTCTCGCACCGGACGAGCCTTGCTACACCATTTCAAAAAGGGGCACGGTTCACATCAGGCATCACTGAAGCTGGGGGAATCTCACCCCATCGCTCAGAGAAAACACCAGTGGAGAGAGCCCCAATCTCATCGGGACCAAAACCTCTGGGAGGATGCACCTCCTTCCTGTCCACAGTTTTATGTAATGGCTATACCTGAGTagcagttaaaagaaaacatcGACTTTTAAATAACACTGGATGCTCCACAGCCATCCAACACACAGTCCTGTATCAGTTCCTCTCAGCtcaggaggacttgggggtgttggtgggtgagaagctcaacacgacacagcaatgtgcgctggcagcccagaaaccccccgcaccctgggctgcatccccagcagcgtgggtggcagggcgagggggggattctgcccctctactccgctcaggggagacccccctgcagtgctgcctccagctctggggcaccaacagcagaaggacacggagctgttggagcggggccagaggaggccccggagatgctgggagggctggagcccctctgctgggaggacaggctgagagcccagggcaggggggtgggactggatgatcttcaaaGTTCTTTctgactctaaccattctatgattctatgatttcttttcccatttgctCAACCTTTCAGTATAGAGTCACCCAGTccctatttttaatcattttaatcaTTTTAGCTTGTCCCAAATTACATTTCACTAGTTCATAACACATAGTCACGACAGAAATCTGCTGAGGTTTACAGCCCACCTTCATAACGATGCTGTGAATCTGTAATTCACGCTCAAATACAGAGCTGCCCACAAGCTGCACTGAATACACCCAGCTCACTTATcttctttcaaaatactttagaGGGACTTCAACATTTTCATGTGGTTGGTCTACAGCCGACTAACTCACTCCCCTCTCTGAAATACGGCTTAATGTAATTTTGCCAGGAAAGACCCTGTGATCCTAATACTCTGGAGCGAATTAGGGGAAAGCAGCCTCCAACGTAAGAAAAGCTTCCTTCCTGTTTGgctaacagaaaaagcaaagaggcagtcagaatcatagaatcgtcaagtccggaagggacctttaagatcattacgTAAAGCTATCAACCTCACACTGCCCCAACCACCACTaaatcatatctctaagcaccacatctgcccggcttttaaatacctccagggatggtgactccaccacttccctgggcagcctgttccaatgcttgacaactctttcggtgaagaaatttttcctaatatctatcataaacctcccctggtgcaacttgaggctgtttcctcttgtcctatcacctgttacttgggagaagagaccgaccacccctggctacaccctcctctcagggagttgtagggagcgaggtctcccctcagcctgctcttctccaggctgaacacccccagctccctcagctgctcctcacaagacttgtgctccagacccctcaccagctccgttgcccttctctggacacgctccagcacctcagtgtctttcttgtcgtgaagggcccaaaactggacacagtttttgagatgaggcctcaccagtgcccagtagaGAGGGACGATCTCTTCCCTAGTCCTGATGGCCACACTGTTGCTGATACAGGCCAAGATACTGTTAGCCTTGCTCCTCAAAAGGAGAACGGACAACACTCAGAGAACTTCCACAGATAGTCTGATTCTAAGGAAATTCCCGTAGACAACTTTTGCTGCAGAGAATACACCAACTTCATTTCACTTACTGTTTAGCAATCTCCAATTTGACTCTAGCTTAAACTTCACCGCAGGCAGGGTTATACCCTCCCAGGAACAAACCTGCCACTTTTCAACCCACCTCAAGGCACGACTTTGCAGTTTCCCACACAGCCACGCAAGGAGAATCCTATGGCCACAAATACCTTATTCTCGCTGGCGGATTTTCCAGTCAGGCTGGGAGACTTGGTCCTGGGGCTGGGCCATTCCTCCCCAATCAGAGACCTTCGCAGAGAGACCTTGTTCACTTGCTGGACGTACAGGAAGAGCAGGAACTGCAGAGTGTCTACTGACAGCTAGccaagaggggagaaaaagaggcaTTAGGATGGGCTGGGCTCTCCCCATGCCGCCCGGCCCGGGATGGGGCTCCTGCCTTGCTCCGCTCCTGCTCCAGCTCGTCGGGGCCGGCGCAGGCCGCTTCGGCCTCGGCCCACTCAAGGCTGCGCGGCGGGTCCGGCCGGAGGAGGCTGTGGAAGAGCTCAAAGTAGAGCCAGGCCAGGCCGCGGCCCAGCTGCAGCTTCCCGCAGGCGATGTGCCGCCAGCGGGGCCACGACAGCCGCGGAAAGCAGCCCTCGGCCGCCCGAGCCCGGGCGTAGGCCGCCATCTTCCGCAGGTAGTGGGGAccgaggcgggcgggcggcggggcggggagggcccCCACCAGGAACGGCTCCGTCTTCACCCACAGCCGCACCGGGGCCTCCATGGCGACCGCCGCCGCACCCCGCTTCCGGTGCCGCAcagagcggcggcggcgcagaGCAACGAGACGGCCCTTCCCTCGCACCCTGGAGGACTCCGGGCAGGACCGCCACCTCCCCGAAGATGCGATTGGCTGCTGTAGCCAGGTTGGAGGCGGGAATAAACGCTGCACCCTCTGATTGGAGAGAGCTCTCTGTCCCGTGCGGCGATAGGGCAGGGCGCGGCACGACGCGCTGAGCCGCCATTGGGCCGGCGGGCTGCGAGCCGACGCCCTGCCCGGCGATTGGCCGGCGGCGGTGAAGTGTGCGCAGCCGATAGGCTGTCAGCGGGCGGCGCGCGGGGCTGCGCCGCGCTCCTATTGGCCGGCGCTCCCATCGCCGGGCTCCTCCACTTACACCATCTAAtggtggccgggccggggcgggcggctgcGGCGCTGCGGACCCTCCCGGAGaccgccgcccccccgccatggccccTGGCTGGCTCGGCCgcctctgccttctgctgctctgcctctgcgGGGAGGCCGCCGCCGGGTAAGTGCCCCGTTAGGGCCTGCACCCCCACACAAATGGGGCCGGGCCtgcacccccccacacacaccggaCCGGGCCTACCTCCCACACACACCGGCCCTGCATCCCCTTCACCGCCTCAGTGCCGGGCCTGCCCCCTCACCACCTCGGGCTCGGCGCTGACGaggcttccccccacctctctctctccctcttccctacCCGCCCCCCCACCGGCAGGAGGGACTTCTACAAGATCCTGGGGGTGTCCCGCGGCGCCTCCATCAAGGACATCAAGAAGGCCTACCGGAAACTGGCGCTGCAGCTCCATCCCGACAGGAATCCCGACGACCCCAAGGCGCAGGAGAAGTTCCAGGACTTGGGGGCTGCCTATGAGGTGAGGCTGGGGGTTCCTCCACTGCCCCGAGCCTGTCTGTGGGCGCTGCTGACCCCGAGGTGTAGGACAGGGTGTATGAGGTCTGGTgtagctgctggggaaggagaggggtgaaGGTGTGTGCCCTGTTGTAGGGAGCTTGGAGAACCCTTAGTCCTCCCAGCCAGTCACAGACTGTGAAGAGTGGAGAGAGTTCATGGTAAAACATGCTGGGAGCACGAAGCTGAATTTGGCCAACAAGTAGTCTCGTGAggcttagaatcatggaatggttagagttggaagggaccttaaagatcatcttagagatcccctggacagggacacctcccaccagaccaggctgctccaagccccgtccaacctggccttgaacccctccaggcatggggcagccacagcttctctgggcaacctgggccagcgtcccaccaccctcacagcaaagaatttcttcttcaaatctcatctcaatctcccctctttcagtttaaaaccgttccccctcgtcccatggctcccctccctgacccagagtccttccccagctctcctggagcccctttagggactggaagcggctctaagttctccccggagccttctcttctccaggcctgtAGGCATCATCTTGTAACACTCAGGGGAACAAGAAAGGATGCCTTCTAGGGAATGTAAAGGCCCGCCCTTCTATAGGACACAGTGCAATCCATCTTCCCCCTTTGCTATATTGAATTTCAGACATTCTACTGCATAAAAACCAAAGGTAGAAAGGATGCCGGGTTGATTAGAGAGCTCCTTCTGTCAGGGGATAATAAAAGATCTTCCTGGCTCACTTAGCCAGGAGAAAGTGAAGGCAGCAAGTTCACGTTATCTGGTGTTTATTAATAGTTCTTTGAGGAAGAAATAGGGTTGTATCAGTTATAAGTGTTGGCACAGGAACAAGCGTGTGTATGTACAGGGCCTGGCTGTGAGGAAGTCCGAGCTGACAGGAGGTAAAAGGTGGTTGGCTTGTCTTTTAGAAGACATTAAGGTGGGGAAAAATAATGGTGGGTCACACGTGCATGAGGATTTGTGTTGTTTCCATGATAATATAGTAGCATACAAATGATACCTGACACTAGTAGCAGACTGCATTATATAAATCACGTACAGATTATTTTATTAGCCAAATGTTTTAAGTCAAAGCCTGCTTTCTCTGTCACCTACGCAAATGTTAACACAGTTTAGGCAGGGTGATAGGATGTGTTTCTTCCACGTTCTCTGTCCTTTTTGTCTCCCTTCTGTCACTGTGGGTTTCCATCTGCTCCTGCCATCCCCTGAGAAGCAGGGGGCCCCCAAGAAAGATGGTGTTGACCAGCCAGAATTCGTAGTAGCGGTTTCACCAGGAGCTTGCCTGCACCGGTGGGTTGTTTGGGTGGGAGGTTTGTGTCTTCCGAGTCGTCAAGCTTCAGAAGGAAAGGGTTTGGGTTCCCACTGCAGTCCAGTGGTGCTGCCCAGCTTGCAGCTGTGGCTCCCGTTTCCATCCCTGATGCTCCTCTGCTCTTTAGATACGCAAATATAAAATGAAGGTTTACTCTGAAgctgtttgttgtttgtgtgAGTTGGGATCTTGTGACATTTTACAGTACTTTATGCATGGGAAGCGTTTCTCTACTTCTTCCCCGAGTCCCAGCTTATTTAAGTCTTTACCATAGTAACACTTGAGTgtactttttctattaaaaacgTTGGGGAGAAAATGGTTGTAAAACCAAATCAGCAGGGGATGTGGTGGCAGGAGTAGCTGAATATTAGCTTTTGTGAGGAGTGGCTGGGTCTGCCTCCTCCTAACCAGAGTAGTATTGAAGCACAACAGCGTCCGAGTTGTTCAACATCAAGTGTGAAGTTCCAGTGCTAACACAGACAGTATACATGCAATGAGCTCTCGGTGGGTACCGGTGAAAATTAAACTTGGAAACCCTCCCTTCAAAGTCTTCGTTCAGGTGCTTGTTGCTGAAGAGAGATGCGTCAGAATATTGAAATCCCGTATTGATGGACACGGTTTTTAAAATAGGTTTGGAAGAAGTAGCATTTTGATGTCCTGCAAGGTCTCTGTCTCTTTGTTTAGCCAGTACAGCTTGAAAATCCTTCTGCTAAACTAGCTACGGGGTGCAGTGTGTGGATTTGATTGTTTAGGGCGAAAGGGAGCTAGAGTTATGTTTCCCTTGTAACCTAAACCAGGATGCTTTTCGCCACAAAGCAAGAGCCTTTGTTAGTAGCACCGCTGCTCGGGGTTTGGCTAGTTGACTCTCTATAGCAGAGTCTTCCCAAAAAAATATTGTGGGGAAAGTAGGTTAA contains these protein-coding regions:
- the TBCCD1 gene encoding TBCC domain-containing protein 1: MEAPVRLWVKTEPFLVGALPAPPPARLGPHYLRKMAAYARARAAEGCFPRLSWPRWRHIACGKLQLGRGLAWLYFELFHSLLRPDPPRSLEWAEAEAACAGPDELEQERSKLSVDTLQFLLFLYVQQVNKVSLRRSLIGEEWPSPRTKSPSLTGKSASENKNWSDQDHCAFVQSHLSDMLELLLEPEQLTASSHSTHSSLVSYEAVRALSFLIEGGVSKSRMVHPLHELALWQPCHGQNGYSKVSRAFSFPKLESWLRSCLTTNPFGMTACLKSGKKLAWAQQVEGTTRRAKIACNTRVVPEVFPMVIMSQVYKQTLAKSSDTLVGAHVRIHRCNESFIYLLSPLRSVTIEKCRNSTFVLGPVQASVHVHSCDNVKVIVVCHRLCLSSTSSCTFYILTPTQPLILLGNEAVSFAPFHTHYPMLEDHMAQVGLATLPNYWDSPMLVCKESGDTSVFRLLPPSDFYTFVIPFEMEGDTTETPGGLPHAYQKALSQREQKVQIWQKTVKEAGLTKDQRKQFQMLVENKFYEWLVQTGNRQQLDSLVPPAVGSKQAAG